From a region of the Castanea sativa cultivar Marrone di Chiusa Pesio chromosome 10, ASM4071231v1 genome:
- the LOC142613008 gene encoding uncharacterized protein LOC142613008 isoform X1, giving the protein MVVELCLMASHGYPSGLVLHQEQSRVFKQDSQPLLPSCGVRHELIRSRSLTLRPHQCEDPWKSISGSSESNQFVHIDSTVKRPVLIDVQDDHPDSILFSFGIAEQCTKHDKILKFLMSRPSEAERSGIDVSLLSDLMGLQALKTDAYQQPFGPSLIYPSGQLHAPKPILDFVRDLASSSKIVVQPDGRVIFTDTGKEVNDLLSVVAEFYVSRNSSKCGQLPMLVPHYSRLDSYEAVANVPGSSMKPQAITVAPLKSPEKLKVKPSKKKKNSRKVGRERDLYKKNYFHACECLLSLMAHKRYHGKTAILSLKKSGPELPELLTQFSVGIAGTGLAVLFNVICKVACGRVPFCASKLFSTGVGFGLVWLSWAVNKLRDTIVYISKNASKLGLKEEEMVRQVDKSMREIYFRAAALMAVAVLKLV; this is encoded by the exons ATGGTTGTTGAGCTTTGTCTTATGGCTTCTCATGGGTACCCTTCTGGGCTTGTTTTGCACCAAGAACAAAGCAGAGTCTTTAAG CAGGATTCTCAACCTCTTTTGCCAAGTTGTGGAGTTAGACACGAGTTAATTAGATCAAGATCACTTACTTTGAGGCCACATCAGTGTGAGGATCCATGGAAATCCATAAGTGGGTCATCTGAGTCTAATCAGTTTGTCCATATTGACTCGACAGTTAAAAGGCCTGTGCTCATTGACGTACAAG ATGACCACCCAGACTCAATACTATTTAGCTTTGGAATTGCTGAGCAATGCACAAAACATGACAAAATCCTGAAGTTCCTTATGTCCAGACCAAGTGAAGCAGAGAGAAGTGGAATAGATGTGTCTTTACTGTCTGACCTGATGGGGTTACAAGCATTGAAAACTGATGCATATCAACAGCCATTTGGTCCTTCTCTTATCTACCCAAGTGGCCAACTCCATGCCCCAAAGCCTATACTGGACTTTGTGAGAGATTTGGCCAGTAGTTCAAAAATTGTAGTTCAGCCAGATGGACGAGTCATATTCACAGATACAGGGAAGGAGGTCAATGATCTACTTTCAGTTGTTGCCGAGTTCTATGTATCAAGAAACTCATCCAAGTGTGGACAGCTGCCTATGCTGGTTCCACACTATAGTAG ATTGGACAGCTATGAAGCAGTGGCCAATGTTCCTGGATCTTCTATGAAGCCTCAAGCTATAACTGTAGCTCCTTTGAAGAG TCCCGAGAAATTAAAGGTCAAGccatcaaaaaagaagaagaatagtaGGAAAGTAGGCAGAGAGAGGGACCTCTACAAGAAGAACTACTTCCATGCGTGTGAGTGCCTTCTATCGTTAATGGCTCACAAGAGGTACCATGGGAAAACGGCAATCCTTTCCCTGAAGAAGTCTGGCCCCGAGCTTCCTGAGCTGCTGACTCAATTTTCTGTTGGAATTGCTGGGACCGGCCTTGCTGTACTTTTCAATGTCATCTGTAAAGTAGCTTGTGGGAGGGTACCCTTCTGTGCATCTAAGCTCTTTAGCACTGGTGTTGGTTTTGGGCTGGTTTGGCTCTCATGGGCGGTGAATAAATTGAGAGACACAATTGTGTATATTAGTAAGAATGCAAGCAAGTTGGGTTTGAAGGAAGAGGAAATGGTGAGGCAAGTGGACAAAAGTATGCGTGAGATTTACTTCAGAGCAGCGGCTTTGATGGCTGTGGCAGTACTTAAGTTAGTATGA
- the LOC142613008 gene encoding uncharacterized protein LOC142613008 isoform X2 codes for MVVELCLMASHGYPSGLVLHQEQSRVFKDSQPLLPSCGVRHELIRSRSLTLRPHQCEDPWKSISGSSESNQFVHIDSTVKRPVLIDVQDDHPDSILFSFGIAEQCTKHDKILKFLMSRPSEAERSGIDVSLLSDLMGLQALKTDAYQQPFGPSLIYPSGQLHAPKPILDFVRDLASSSKIVVQPDGRVIFTDTGKEVNDLLSVVAEFYVSRNSSKCGQLPMLVPHYSRLDSYEAVANVPGSSMKPQAITVAPLKSPEKLKVKPSKKKKNSRKVGRERDLYKKNYFHACECLLSLMAHKRYHGKTAILSLKKSGPELPELLTQFSVGIAGTGLAVLFNVICKVACGRVPFCASKLFSTGVGFGLVWLSWAVNKLRDTIVYISKNASKLGLKEEEMVRQVDKSMREIYFRAAALMAVAVLKLV; via the exons ATGGTTGTTGAGCTTTGTCTTATGGCTTCTCATGGGTACCCTTCTGGGCTTGTTTTGCACCAAGAACAAAGCAGAGTCTTTAAG GATTCTCAACCTCTTTTGCCAAGTTGTGGAGTTAGACACGAGTTAATTAGATCAAGATCACTTACTTTGAGGCCACATCAGTGTGAGGATCCATGGAAATCCATAAGTGGGTCATCTGAGTCTAATCAGTTTGTCCATATTGACTCGACAGTTAAAAGGCCTGTGCTCATTGACGTACAAG ATGACCACCCAGACTCAATACTATTTAGCTTTGGAATTGCTGAGCAATGCACAAAACATGACAAAATCCTGAAGTTCCTTATGTCCAGACCAAGTGAAGCAGAGAGAAGTGGAATAGATGTGTCTTTACTGTCTGACCTGATGGGGTTACAAGCATTGAAAACTGATGCATATCAACAGCCATTTGGTCCTTCTCTTATCTACCCAAGTGGCCAACTCCATGCCCCAAAGCCTATACTGGACTTTGTGAGAGATTTGGCCAGTAGTTCAAAAATTGTAGTTCAGCCAGATGGACGAGTCATATTCACAGATACAGGGAAGGAGGTCAATGATCTACTTTCAGTTGTTGCCGAGTTCTATGTATCAAGAAACTCATCCAAGTGTGGACAGCTGCCTATGCTGGTTCCACACTATAGTAG ATTGGACAGCTATGAAGCAGTGGCCAATGTTCCTGGATCTTCTATGAAGCCTCAAGCTATAACTGTAGCTCCTTTGAAGAG TCCCGAGAAATTAAAGGTCAAGccatcaaaaaagaagaagaatagtaGGAAAGTAGGCAGAGAGAGGGACCTCTACAAGAAGAACTACTTCCATGCGTGTGAGTGCCTTCTATCGTTAATGGCTCACAAGAGGTACCATGGGAAAACGGCAATCCTTTCCCTGAAGAAGTCTGGCCCCGAGCTTCCTGAGCTGCTGACTCAATTTTCTGTTGGAATTGCTGGGACCGGCCTTGCTGTACTTTTCAATGTCATCTGTAAAGTAGCTTGTGGGAGGGTACCCTTCTGTGCATCTAAGCTCTTTAGCACTGGTGTTGGTTTTGGGCTGGTTTGGCTCTCATGGGCGGTGAATAAATTGAGAGACACAATTGTGTATATTAGTAAGAATGCAAGCAAGTTGGGTTTGAAGGAAGAGGAAATGGTGAGGCAAGTGGACAAAAGTATGCGTGAGATTTACTTCAGAGCAGCGGCTTTGATGGCTGTGGCAGTACTTAAGTTAGTATGA
- the LOC142611751 gene encoding uncharacterized protein LOC142611751 has translation MFKDIAATGDLAWAPTSGMLPDDLETPKEGLGDTSADSSSLNDDNDVHEDETPNLTQPPNPTQNKGKKRVLQSSIQSKGKKGGTTLQLTQQLSRICDVVELRNSAFLVEPSSTIRNVMERVCTLDDIKKGSELYLMAARIFQKREKRDMFVVMEEPNLQL, from the coding sequence ATGTTTAAGGACATTGCGGCCACAGGAGATTTAGCATGGGCTCCCACTTCAGGTATGTTACCTGATGATCTTGAGACACCTAAGGAGGGGTTAGGTGATACTTCTGCTGACTCATCTTCTCTAAATGATGACAATGACGTTCATGAAGATGAGACTCCTAACCTCACACAACCACCTAACCcaacacaaaataaaggaaagaagcGAGTTTTACAATCATCCATACAGAGTAAAGGGAAGAAAGGAGGAACGACATTACAGTTGACACAACAGCTTAGTCGTATCTGTGATGTTGTGGAGTTAAGGAACTCAGCTTTTTTAGTGGAGCCAAGTAGTACTATTCGTAATGTCATGGAACGTGTGTGCACCTTAGATGACATTAAGAAGGGTTCTGAACTCTATCTCATGGCAGCACGTATTTTTCAGAAACGAGAGAAGAGAGATATGTTTGTCGTGATGGAAGAACCAAATTTACAACTTTAG